One window of the Pseudomonadota bacterium genome contains the following:
- a CDS encoding ferredoxin family protein, translating into MTFVVVENCIKCKYTDCVEVCPVDCFHEGPNMLVIDPDECIDCTLCEPECPAEAIKSEDDLTDDEQQFLGLNAELAKQWPVISEMKDPAGDADDWKGKPGKLDLLER; encoded by the coding sequence GTTGTAGAAAACTGTATCAAGTGCAAGTACACGGACTGTGTCGAGGTATGCCCGGTCGATTGCTTTCACGAAGGCCCGAACATGCTCGTGATTGACCCGGATGAGTGTATCGATTGCACGCTGTGCGAGCCGGAATGCCCGGCCGAGGCCATCAAGTCGGAGGACGACCTGACCGACGACGAACAGCAATTCCTGGGTCTGAACGCCGAACTCGCCAAGCAATGGCCGGTGATCAGCGAAATGAAGGACCCGGCCGGCGATGCCGACGACTGGAAAGGCAAGCCCGGCAAGCTCGACCTGCTCGAACGCTGA